The following coding sequences lie in one Cinclus cinclus chromosome 15, bCinCin1.1, whole genome shotgun sequence genomic window:
- the ASB12 gene encoding ankyrin repeat and SOCS box protein 12, whose protein sequence is MSLMDINKIFSLLQPGDEEEDSEESEELSRAVCQDDHETLAVLLSQDRYKKLIDRRSGWGVPSTPLRLAATRGCVRSLRLLLAHGAQVDSLDVKAQTPLFVAVSNGHRECVRELLEHGADPLGSVYNNCSPLLLAARDGHLDILRELLEHGAQPNVQARLPEWAANSVSCSGPLYLAAAYGHLECFRALLLHGADPDYNCTEQGVLAQIREPKTLLETCLRHGCRSDFVRLLIDFGANVYLPRVPVDGLAQPSEGLELLLQARAHPKSLLSQSRLAMRRLLKQPSLSAALAELEIPTVLAKYLEHQP, encoded by the exons ATGAGCCTCATGGACATCAACAAGATattctccctgctgcagcccggggatgaggaggaggacaGCGAGGAGAGCGAGGAGCTGAGCCGGGCCGTGTGCCAGGACGACCACGAGACCCTGGCCGTGCTGCTGTCCCAGGACAGGTACAAGAAGCTCATCGACCGCAGGAGCGGCTGGggggtccccagcacccccctgCGCCTGGCGGCCACCCGGGGCTGCGTTCGGAGCCTGCGGCTGCTGCTGGCCCACGGCGCCCAGGTGGACAGCCTGGACGTGAAGGCTCAGACCCCGCTCTTCGTGGCCGTCAGCAACGGGCACCGCGAGTGCGtgcgggagctgctggagcacgGCGCCGACCCGCTGGGCAGCGTCTACAACAACTGCTCGccgctgctgctggctgccagggaTGGCCACCTGGACATCctgcgggagctgctggagcacgGAGCCCAGCCCAACGTCCAGGCCCGCTTGCCAGAGTGGGCGGCCAACTCGGTGTCCTGCTCGGGGCCGCTGTACCTGGCGGCCGCCTACGGGCACCTGGAGTGTTTTCGGGCGCTGCTGCTGCACGGCGCTGACCCCGACTACAACTGCACCGAGCAGGGCGTGCTGGCGCAGATCCGGGAGCCCAAAACCCTGCTGGAGACGTGCCTGAGGCACGGCTGCCGCAGCGATTTCGTCCGGCTGCTCATCGACTTCGGGGCCAACGTGTACCTGCCCAGGGTGCCCGTGGAcgggctggcacagcccagcgaggggctggagctgctgctgcaggccaGAG ctcatcccaaatccctgctgtcCCAATCCCGGCTGGCCATGAGGCGTCTCCTGAAGCAGCCCAGCCTTTCAGCCGCCCTCGCAGAGCTGGAGATCCCCACAGTCCTGGCCAAATACCTGGAGCACCAGCCCTGA
- the MTMR8 gene encoding LOW QUALITY PROTEIN: myotubularin-related protein 8 (The sequence of the model RefSeq protein was modified relative to this genomic sequence to represent the inferred CDS: inserted 2 bases in 1 codon): protein MCLQPLSRGEDAVSLXIQTAQLMATRFEGGKKGVENVKLLDRYANRKAASGTLYLTATHLIYVDASAEVRKETWILHHHISSVEKLPLTTAGYPLLIHCKNFHVAHFVIGQERDCHDVFTSLLKLSQPVKPEELYAFSYNPKMSKESREMGWKLIDLRLDYQRMGIPNDSWEITDINKDYEVCSTYPPEIVVPRAATKAVVMGSSRFRSRGRIPVLSYLDKENNAALCRCSQPLAGFSARCLEDEQMLQAIREANPGCPFMYVVDTRPKLNAMANRAAGKGYENEDNYENIRFKFIGIENIHVMRSSLQKLLEVCEMKSPSMSDFLTGLENSGWLRHIKAVMDAGVFLAKAVREERASVLVHCSDGWDRTAQVCSLASLLLDPFYRTFKGFMVLIEKEWIAMGHKFSHRCGHLDGDPKEVSPVFTQFVECVWQLMQQFPCSFEFSERFLLEIHDHVYSCQFGNFLGTCHREREELRIFEKTHSLWPFLLQRKQELRNPLYRGFTAYKELQPNTLPFSFQFWCGMYNRFDKGMHPKQCVLDQLLSCTSQKVTLEDNASQLQNKLPVLDGPLPSKGCTWPEAGAAAAEASPPPQDCAEGAAPALSNGPSLGHQKHKESPAQPQDLGACREDGQAQHQG from the exons ATGTGCCTCCAACCCCTTTCTCGAGGCGAGGATGCTGTCAGCCT CATCCAGACGGCTCAGCTGATGGCCACACGCtttgagggggggaaaaaaggt gtggaaAACGTGAAGTTGTTGGATCGCTACGCCAACAGGAAGGCAGCGAGCGGGACGCTGTACCTGACAGCCACACACCTGATCTACGTGGATGCCTCTGCTGAAGTCAGGAAGGAAACATGG ATCCTGCACCACCACATCTCCAGCGTGGAGAAGCTGCCCCTGACCACGGCTGGGTACCCCCTGCTCATCCACTGCAAGAACTTCCACGTGGCTCACTTTGTGATTGGGCAGGAGAGGGACTGCCACGATGTGTTCACCTCTCTGCTCAAGCTCTCCCAGCCAG TGAAACCTGAAGAACTTTATGCTTTCTCTTACAATCCTAAAATGTCCAAAGAGAGCCGGGAGATGGGATGGAAACTGATTGATTTGAGACTGGATTACCAGCGCATGGGAATTCCCAACGACTCCTGGGAAATAACAGATATTAATAAAGACTATGAG GTTTGCAGCACATACCCTCCTGAGATCGTGGTGCCTCGAGCTGCCACCAAGGCCGTGGTGATGGGAAGTTCCAGGTTCAGGAGCCGAGGGCGGATTCCGGTGCTTTCTTACTTAGACAAGGAAAACAAT gCTGCCCTGTGCCGCTGCAGCCAGCCCCTGGCTGGGTTCAGTGCTCGTTGCCTGGAGGATGAGCAGATGCTCCAGGCCATCCGAGAGGCCAACCCCGGCTGCCCCTTCATGTATGTTGTAGACACGAGGCCAAAG TTGAATGCCATGGccaacagagctgctgggaagggctATGAGAATGAAGATAATTATGAAAACATTCGTTTTAAATTCATTGGCATAGAGAACATCCATGTGATGAGGAGCAGCCTGCAGAAACTGCTGGAAG TGTGTGAGATGAAGTCTCCCTCCATGAGTGATTTCCTGACGGGGCTGGAGAACTCGGGCTGGTTACGGCACATCAAGGCTGTGATGGATGCAGGTGTCTTCCTGGCCAAG GCTGTGAGGGAGGAGAGGGCCAGCGTGCTGGTGCACTGCTCCGACGGCTGGGACCGCACGGCCCAGGTCTGCTCCCTGGCCAGCCTGCTCCTGGACCCCTTCTACAGGACCTTCAAAGGCTTCATG GTCCTGATAGAAAAAGAATGGATTGCAATGGGCCACAAGTTCTCACACAG GTGTGGCCACCTGGATGGGGACCCCAAAGAGGTGTCCCCTGTGTTCACACAGTTTGTGGAGTGTGTGTGGCAGCTGATGCAGCAGTTCCCCTGCTCCTTCGAGTTCAGCGAGCGCTTCCTGCTGGAGATCCATGACCACGTGTACTCCTGCCAGTTTGGCAACTTCCTGGGCACCTGccacagggagagagaggagctcag AATCTTTGAGAAGACCCATTCCCTGTGGCCTTTCCTCTTGCAGAGGAAGCAGGAGTTGAGAAATCCTTTGTACAGAGGCTTTACAGCTTACAAAGAGCTTCAACCAAACACTCTACCTTTCAGTTTCCA GTTCTGGTGTGGGATGTACAACCGCTTTGACAAGGGCATGCACCCCAAGCAGTGTGTGCTGGATCAGCTGCTCAGCTGCACCAGCCAGAAGGTGACACTGGAGGACAACGCATCCCAGCTGCAAAAC AAACTGCCTGTCCTCGATGGCCCCTTGCCCAGCAAAGGCTGCACCTGGCccgaggcaggagctgctgctgccgaagcctcacctcctcctcaggactgtgcagagggagcagccccagcGCTGAGCAATGGCCCCTCCCTGGGCCACCAGAAGCACAaggagagcccagcccagccccaggatCTCGGAGCCTGCAGGGAGGATGGGCAGGCTCAGCACCAGGGAtga